From Bacillus oleivorans, the proteins below share one genomic window:
- a CDS encoding Ldh family oxidoreductase yields the protein MTTIRMDKARLTEWVIEIFTAAGMDGEQATTIADHLVLANLRGVDSHGVSKVDIYTKRLEKGIVNKEFQYKRLRETPVSVQIDGCNSMGIPLATMGIQLAVEKAKQSGVGIVGIKRSNHAGMLAAYTSYAADQDCIALATTNAPSSMAPWGGREIFFGTNPISYGIPAGEQFNIIFDMATTVVAKGKIVLAQQENKKIPLGWAITKDGRETTDPNEALEGLILPSGGPKGYGIAFLVEVLSGLFTGAAYGPYIGSLFDDFESEQNVGQFFFVMRADLFEDLSQFKQRMDLIIEEIRQVKKMEGVERIYLPGEIQLELEQTREAEGIPLTSEVMDDLLSISKKYGVSTEKFREIFKGGTVI from the coding sequence ATGACAACAATAAGAATGGATAAAGCTAGGCTAACGGAATGGGTAATAGAGATTTTCACAGCCGCCGGAATGGACGGGGAGCAAGCGACAACAATCGCAGACCACCTTGTCTTAGCTAATCTGCGCGGCGTCGATTCTCATGGCGTTAGTAAAGTTGATATTTATACGAAGCGGCTGGAAAAGGGGATTGTCAATAAAGAGTTCCAATATAAAAGATTAAGAGAAACACCGGTAAGTGTCCAAATCGATGGGTGTAACAGCATGGGTATCCCGCTTGCGACTATGGGGATTCAGTTAGCGGTAGAGAAGGCAAAACAGTCAGGGGTTGGAATTGTGGGAATCAAACGATCCAACCATGCGGGGATGCTCGCTGCCTATACAAGCTATGCGGCTGATCAAGACTGTATCGCTCTTGCAACCACAAATGCGCCTTCCTCTATGGCACCATGGGGCGGCAGGGAAATTTTCTTTGGAACCAATCCAATTTCTTACGGAATTCCTGCCGGTGAACAATTCAATATTATTTTTGATATGGCGACGACAGTTGTGGCAAAGGGGAAAATTGTATTAGCCCAGCAGGAAAATAAGAAAATTCCTCTAGGATGGGCCATTACAAAAGACGGCAGGGAAACAACGGATCCGAATGAGGCGCTCGAGGGCTTAATTTTACCAAGCGGGGGTCCAAAGGGGTATGGGATTGCCTTCTTAGTGGAAGTTTTATCAGGCCTGTTTACAGGTGCGGCTTACGGGCCTTACATCGGCAGTTTGTTTGATGACTTTGAAAGTGAACAAAATGTCGGGCAGTTCTTTTTTGTTATGAGGGCTGATTTATTTGAGGATTTATCTCAATTTAAACAGCGAATGGATCTGATTATTGAAGAGATCCGCCAGGTTAAAAAAATGGAAGGTGTTGAAAGAATCTATTTGCCTGGTGAAATTCAATTAGAACTAGAACAAACAAGGGAAGCAGAAGGGATTCCGCTTACGTCTGAAGTGATGGATGACCTATTATCCATCAGTAAAAAATATGGGGTTTCAACGGAAAAATTTAGGGAAATATTCAAAGGTGGCACTGTTATTTAG
- a CDS encoding fumarylacetoacetate hydrolase family protein, whose protein sequence is MRLATVKVDGLEKAAIVTNEKVYVIEKVNEVLGQSWKTSLFELIQSGQLSELKDWYTTSSSDLEKVDCLAKAEVTFGPLYRHPRKIWGIGLNYVEHAADLSEVAPNTEPASFMKPDTTIIGPHDTILIPHQSERTTAESELGIIIGKECKNVSEEEAIDYVAGYTTIIDMTAEDILQRNPRYLTRSKSFDTFFSFGPELVTADEVDDVNRLVVSTMINGSLHRKNVVSNMTFRPWNLVSFHSKVMTLLPGDIISTGTPGAVVIRDGDVVACEIEGFTSLVNPVKDLKK, encoded by the coding sequence ATGAGATTAGCTACTGTAAAAGTAGATGGTTTAGAGAAAGCAGCCATTGTCACGAATGAAAAAGTATATGTAATAGAAAAAGTGAATGAAGTCCTTGGTCAATCATGGAAAACAAGTCTTTTTGAATTAATTCAATCAGGTCAGCTAAGTGAACTAAAAGATTGGTATACAACGAGCAGCAGCGATCTTGAAAAAGTCGATTGCCTGGCAAAAGCAGAGGTTACATTTGGACCATTATATCGCCATCCGCGGAAAATTTGGGGGATTGGCCTTAATTATGTAGAGCATGCCGCAGACCTAAGTGAAGTCGCGCCAAATACTGAGCCAGCAAGTTTTATGAAACCCGACACAACCATCATCGGACCACATGATACCATTTTGATTCCGCATCAGTCTGAGCGGACAACAGCCGAATCAGAGTTAGGGATTATTATCGGAAAAGAGTGTAAGAACGTGTCCGAAGAAGAAGCAATTGATTATGTTGCAGGTTACACAACGATTATTGATATGACAGCAGAAGATATATTACAAAGGAATCCGCGCTATTTGACCCGTTCCAAAAGCTTTGATACATTTTTCAGCTTTGGGCCTGAGCTTGTAACGGCAGATGAGGTGGATGATGTCAATCGGTTAGTCGTATCCACTATGATTAACGGTTCCTTACACCGGAAAAATGTAGTTTCTAACATGACATTCCGTCCTTGGAATCTAGTATCCTTCCATTCTAAAGTCATGACACTGCTCCCAGGAGATATTATCTCTACAGGTACGCCAGGGGCTGTCGTCATTCGCGACGGAGATGTGGTTGCTTGTGAAATCGAAGGATTTACTTCGTTAGTTAACCCTGTAAAGGATCTTAAAAAATAA
- a CDS encoding SDR family oxidoreductase has product MDLQLKGKSVIVTAASKGLGKATAKQFAEEGAHVLISSRNKEELEIVVEEIKKETGNDQVRYAVCDITDAASIKRLVDTAVQWNGTVDVLINNAGGPPAGGFDKFSDEDWQKAYELNLLSFIRLIREVLPHMRKSGAGKIVNFASSSIKQTLDNLILSNTFRAGIVGLSKSLSQELAKDNILINTVGPGRIATDRVAELDEIRAKQIGVSYEELRAKTEKSIPIGRYGQPDEFAKMVVFLASGANTYVTGQSFVIDGGLVKAL; this is encoded by the coding sequence ATGGATTTACAATTAAAAGGGAAATCAGTCATCGTAACTGCAGCAAGTAAAGGGCTTGGGAAAGCAACAGCGAAACAATTTGCCGAAGAGGGAGCCCATGTTTTAATCAGCAGCCGTAACAAAGAAGAATTAGAAATCGTTGTAGAAGAAATAAAAAAAGAGACTGGAAATGACCAGGTCCGGTATGCAGTCTGTGACATTACTGATGCAGCATCGATCAAACGCTTAGTCGATACAGCTGTGCAATGGAATGGAACAGTCGATGTTTTAATTAACAATGCAGGTGGGCCGCCGGCTGGAGGGTTTGATAAATTTTCAGATGAAGATTGGCAAAAAGCCTACGAATTAAATTTGTTAAGCTTTATCCGTCTCATTCGTGAAGTTTTACCTCATATGAGAAAGTCGGGAGCAGGGAAAATTGTTAACTTCGCTTCTTCATCCATTAAGCAAACACTTGATAATTTAATCCTTTCCAATACATTCCGTGCAGGGATTGTTGGTCTTTCGAAAAGCTTATCACAGGAACTGGCCAAGGATAATATTTTAATCAATACGGTCGGACCTGGGCGGATTGCCACAGATCGAGTAGCAGAACTTGACGAAATTCGGGCCAAACAGATTGGTGTATCATACGAAGAATTAAGGGCAAAAACCGAAAAATCCATTCCTATCGGCCGTTACGGCCAGCCTGATGAATTTGCGAAAATGGTTGTGTTTCTGGCATCAGGTGCGAACACGTATGTAACAGGTCAATCGTTTGTTATCGATGGCGGATTAGTGAAAGCATTATAA
- a CDS encoding 2-hydroxyacid dehydrogenase — protein sequence MTKHLVICKKVPEAILDELASQFHVSYYPDGEELDNPEFLNRLAEAEGLLGPKKADENLLNKAPLLKIVSNISVGYNNLDIAALTKRGIMATNTPDVLTDTTADTIFAILMAAARRVAELDRFVKQGKWVKLINEELFGIDVHHKTIGIIGMGRIGEAIAKRARFGFDMNVLYYNRSRKLGAEEKYGAVYCTLDDLLKQSDFVVLMTPLTKETEGLIGLRELSLMKKSAIFINGSRGETVKEADLVEALKHGLIRGAALDVFTKEPVEPDNPLLSFDNVVTVPHIGSATKETRYKMAELAAENIRCGLEGKIPPNLINKEAL from the coding sequence TTGACTAAACATCTTGTCATTTGTAAAAAAGTACCGGAAGCCATTTTGGATGAACTCGCAAGCCAGTTCCATGTTTCCTATTATCCGGATGGAGAGGAACTTGATAATCCTGAATTTTTAAACCGTCTGGCAGAAGCCGAAGGTCTTTTAGGACCGAAAAAAGCGGATGAAAATCTTTTAAACAAAGCGCCTCTATTAAAAATCGTATCGAATATTTCAGTTGGCTATAACAATTTAGACATCGCGGCCTTAACAAAAAGAGGAATCATGGCCACAAACACACCGGATGTTCTGACAGACACAACAGCAGACACAATATTTGCGATTTTAATGGCAGCGGCGAGAAGGGTTGCCGAACTCGACCGCTTCGTGAAACAAGGAAAATGGGTCAAGCTCATCAATGAAGAGCTTTTTGGAATCGATGTCCACCATAAAACGATTGGGATTATTGGCATGGGGAGAATTGGCGAAGCGATTGCAAAACGGGCCCGTTTTGGCTTTGATATGAATGTTCTTTATTATAACCGCAGCCGAAAATTAGGGGCTGAAGAGAAATATGGAGCTGTGTACTGTACGCTTGATGACCTTCTGAAGCAATCTGATTTTGTTGTCCTGATGACCCCGTTAACAAAAGAAACAGAAGGCTTGATTGGACTGCGTGAATTATCTTTGATGAAAAAATCGGCGATCTTTATTAATGGTTCAAGGGGCGAAACGGTCAAAGAAGCGGATTTAGTCGAAGCCTTAAAGCATGGGTTAATCCGGGGGGCGGCATTAGATGTATTTACAAAAGAGCCGGTTGAGCCGGATAATCCGCTCTTATCCTTTGATAATGTCGTCACGGTTCCCCATATCGGTTCAGCGACAAAAGAAACGAGATACAAAATGGCTGAATTGGCGGCAGAAAATATTCGATGTGGCCTGGAAGGGAAAATACCGCCTAACCTCATTAATAAAGAAGCGTTGTAG
- a CDS encoding IlvD/Edd family dehydratase yields the protein MENKKKLTSYGDAGFSQFIRRAFARHLGHDVRDFEKPLIGIVNTESDINRCHSHFGPIVEAIKRGVLMEGGIPLEFPTISLGEIFTSPTTMLYRNLAAMDTEEMIKAQPLDGVVLIGGCDKMTPAQLMGAASSDIPTIMITGGPMANGEYKGRTLGACSDCRFFWQEFRAGTIDETELDEINAALAPTAGHCMVMGSASTMAACAEGLGMMLPGGAAIPATENKRLHLAQKTGQQIVKLVELGLTPSKIMTKNAFENAIKVLMAIGGSTNAVIHLTAIAGRLGIELSLDLFADIGKATPFIANLRPAGKYQMEDLYRAGGIPAVMKELESLLHLDEITVTGETIGENLKGIKVDEVYRDVIYPIEKPLYEGGGLAVVKGNLAENGAVIKPKAASKHLLKHRGRAVVFTSIADLENRINEPDLDVHEEDILVLQNAGPVGAPGMPEAGMIPIPDKLLKKGVRDMVRISDCRMSGTAFGTIVLHISPEAAVGGTLALVQNGDMIELDVEAGKLELLVSETELEKRRANWQAPDNLADRGYTRLFQQYVMQADKGCDFDFLTALPSKG from the coding sequence ATGGAAAACAAGAAAAAGTTAACATCTTACGGTGATGCAGGATTTAGTCAATTTATCCGCCGGGCCTTTGCGCGGCATTTAGGGCATGATGTCCGTGATTTTGAGAAACCGCTCATTGGCATTGTTAACACAGAAAGCGATATTAACCGGTGTCATTCTCACTTTGGGCCGATTGTGGAAGCAATTAAACGCGGAGTTCTAATGGAGGGCGGAATTCCGCTAGAATTTCCCACGATTTCACTTGGTGAAATTTTTACAAGTCCGACAACGATGCTGTATCGAAATCTGGCTGCGATGGATACAGAGGAGATGATTAAGGCGCAGCCATTAGATGGAGTTGTCCTGATTGGCGGCTGTGATAAAATGACGCCTGCTCAATTAATGGGGGCAGCCAGCAGTGATATCCCAACCATTATGATTACGGGCGGACCGATGGCTAATGGAGAATATAAGGGCAGGACGCTCGGGGCTTGTTCAGATTGCCGCTTCTTTTGGCAGGAATTTCGTGCCGGTACGATTGACGAAACAGAGTTAGATGAAATCAATGCCGCCTTAGCTCCGACAGCGGGTCATTGCATGGTGATGGGAAGTGCCAGCACCATGGCTGCTTGTGCGGAAGGCTTAGGGATGATGTTACCTGGCGGTGCCGCCATTCCTGCCACTGAAAATAAACGCTTGCATCTGGCGCAAAAAACCGGCCAGCAAATTGTGAAGCTAGTCGAGCTCGGTTTAACGCCTTCTAAAATTATGACGAAAAACGCGTTCGAAAACGCGATTAAAGTCTTAATGGCAATTGGCGGTTCAACCAATGCCGTCATTCATCTGACGGCAATCGCAGGAAGACTTGGAATTGAGCTTTCTCTGGATCTTTTTGCTGATATCGGAAAAGCCACTCCATTTATCGCCAACCTAAGACCAGCAGGTAAATATCAAATGGAAGATCTTTACCGGGCTGGCGGAATCCCTGCGGTTATGAAGGAGCTTGAAAGTCTTCTCCATTTAGATGAAATTACAGTAACAGGGGAAACGATTGGAGAGAACCTGAAAGGGATTAAGGTGGATGAAGTCTACCGCGATGTTATTTACCCGATCGAAAAGCCTTTATATGAAGGCGGAGGGTTGGCGGTCGTCAAAGGAAATCTTGCTGAAAATGGTGCCGTGATTAAACCAAAGGCAGCATCGAAGCACTTGCTGAAGCATAGGGGAAGAGCAGTTGTGTTTACATCAATTGCCGATTTAGAAAATCGTATTAATGAACCGGACTTGGATGTTCACGAAGAGGATATTTTAGTATTGCAAAATGCAGGACCTGTTGGAGCACCGGGAATGCCTGAAGCCGGGATGATTCCGATTCCGGATAAGCTTTTGAAAAAGGGAGTCCGTGACATGGTCCGAATTTCAGACTGCCGGATGAGCGGCACCGCATTCGGTACGATTGTTTTACATATTTCACCTGAGGCTGCGGTCGGGGGAACACTTGCACTCGTTCAAAATGGGGATATGATTGAATTAGATGTGGAAGCAGGTAAATTAGAGCTACTCGTTTCCGAGACTGAACTGGAGAAAAGACGAGCGAATTGGCAGGCACCTGATAACCTGGCTGATCGCGGTTACACAAGGCTGTTCCAGCAGTATGTGATGCAGGCTGACAAAGGGTGTGACTTTGATTTTTTAACGGCATTGCCAAGTAAGGGCTGA
- a CDS encoding zinc-binding dehydrogenase: MKAIVHEGKEGLEGVTYRDFEEPITGPGMVKVKIKVAGMNRRDLLVTKNHKPDAPPVILGCDGAGVIAEVGEGAKKFSVGDEVIISPSIGWKKNSDAPPPEFQILCNPTHGTYAEYIVVPEDIVEKKPSFLTWEEAGVLTLAALTGYRALFTRGKVKAGDTVLLPGIGSGVLTFILKFAKAAGARVIVTSRSEEKRKKALALGADVAIPTESDWNEELEGEKVDLVIESIGRATMNKSLGIVRPGGTVVTFGATTEDEVTIDIRKFFYGQYNLLGSTLGSHEEFQEMLSFIEKHSIKPEVDRVFALSEYKEAFEYLRDSKNFGKIGIVAD; encoded by the coding sequence ATGAAAGCGATTGTTCATGAAGGAAAAGAAGGCTTAGAAGGTGTAACGTACCGCGATTTTGAAGAACCGATCACAGGTCCTGGTATGGTAAAAGTAAAAATAAAAGTTGCGGGCATGAACCGGCGTGACCTATTGGTTACGAAAAATCATAAACCAGATGCCCCTCCTGTTATTCTTGGCTGTGACGGTGCAGGCGTCATAGCTGAAGTTGGAGAGGGAGCAAAGAAATTTTCTGTTGGCGACGAGGTTATCATCAGTCCATCGATTGGCTGGAAGAAAAATAGCGATGCACCGCCTCCTGAATTTCAAATCCTTTGCAACCCGACTCATGGTACATATGCGGAGTATATAGTCGTACCAGAAGATATTGTCGAGAAAAAACCTAGCTTCCTAACATGGGAGGAAGCTGGCGTTCTTACATTAGCTGCCTTAACCGGTTACCGTGCTTTGTTTACGAGAGGAAAAGTGAAAGCCGGGGACACCGTGTTGCTTCCTGGAATCGGAAGCGGTGTGCTTACTTTTATCCTCAAATTTGCAAAAGCAGCTGGTGCCCGTGTCATCGTTACGTCAAGAAGCGAGGAAAAACGGAAGAAAGCCCTAGCCTTAGGTGCAGATGTGGCGATTCCGACTGAGTCTGACTGGAACGAAGAGCTAGAAGGCGAAAAGGTAGACCTTGTAATTGAATCAATCGGACGGGCAACGATGAACAAATCACTCGGGATTGTCCGCCCTGGAGGAACGGTTGTTACCTTTGGTGCGACTACTGAAGACGAAGTTACGATTGATATCCGTAAATTCTTCTATGGTCAATACAATTTACTTGGATCTACTTTAGGCAGTCACGAGGAATTTCAGGAAATGCTAAGCTTTATTGAAAAACATAGTATTAAGCCTGAGGTTGACCGCGTGTTTGCGCTCTCTGAATATAAAGAGGCGTTTGAATATCTGAGAGATTCTAAGAACTTTGGCAAAATTGGAATTGTAGCAGACTAA
- a CDS encoding ArsA family ATPase, whose translation MNPLKYKKIIFVGGKGGVGKSTSSAALALAFSQSGEKTLIVSTDPAHNLGDIFHKKVGNEQTKLMDRLWGIEINPGEESKRYIESVKQNLKGLVRSDMVAEVHRQIDMASASPGADEAALFDRIVSIILEESENFDKIIFDTAPTGHTIRLLSLPELMGVWIDGMLERRKKINDNYSKLLNDGAPVEDPIYEVLQQRKNKFAKVRDIILDGSQTGFTFVLNPERLPILETEKAIRQLDAHHLHVRTLIVNKVLPDYADGAFMEKRRRQEQDYLIQIEKVFSKQNLIKIPLFEEDISDQQKLAVFADYVKDALEEATA comes from the coding sequence ATGAATCCATTAAAATATAAAAAAATCATATTTGTCGGGGGGAAAGGCGGAGTCGGAAAATCCACCTCATCTGCAGCACTCGCATTGGCTTTTTCTCAATCAGGTGAAAAAACATTAATCGTTTCAACCGATCCGGCACATAATCTCGGTGATATCTTTCATAAAAAAGTAGGCAATGAGCAGACGAAGCTTATGGATCGGCTTTGGGGTATCGAAATCAATCCAGGAGAAGAATCAAAACGATATATTGAATCGGTAAAACAAAATCTAAAAGGACTGGTCCGCTCTGACATGGTGGCAGAGGTTCACCGCCAAATTGATATGGCCAGTGCTTCTCCTGGCGCCGATGAGGCTGCCCTGTTTGACCGAATTGTTTCAATTATCCTAGAAGAAAGTGAAAACTTTGATAAAATTATATTTGATACAGCTCCTACTGGGCATACGATCCGGTTATTGTCTTTACCTGAACTGATGGGGGTATGGATTGACGGAATGCTCGAGCGAAGAAAAAAAATTAACGACAATTACAGCAAGCTCCTTAATGATGGTGCACCTGTTGAGGATCCGATATATGAGGTCCTGCAACAGCGGAAAAATAAGTTCGCGAAAGTTCGGGATATTATTTTAGACGGTTCCCAAACAGGCTTTACCTTTGTCTTAAATCCAGAAAGACTGCCGATTTTAGAAACAGAAAAGGCAATTAGACAACTGGATGCACACCATCTTCATGTCCGAACGCTGATTGTCAATAAAGTATTGCCAGACTATGCAGACGGTGCGTTTATGGAAAAACGCCGGCGTCAGGAGCAGGATTATTTAATTCAAATCGAGAAAGTATTCTCTAAACAAAATCTCATTAAAATCCCTCTATTTGAAGAGGATATTTCAGATCAGCAGAAGCTAGCTGTTTTTGCTGACTATGTGAAAGATGCACTAGAGGAGGCTACCGCTTAA